From Lates calcarifer isolate ASB-BC8 unplaced genomic scaffold, TLL_Latcal_v3 _unitig_896_quiver_1060, whole genome shotgun sequence, a single genomic window includes:
- the LOC108880330 gene encoding G-protein coupled receptor 135: MDSPVSTALWGSSASNYTADNSGPSFTNQLGTASPVVPRVVSIVTSLVTTTTEATVGATGNLSVFRDQRGSELSQTHQASTPSVLSAAESNSVLQGITVAAQALVLLSIFLLSSLGNSAVVIVIIKHRQLRTVTNAFIMSLSLSDFLTAVLCLPFSFVMLFSKDGIWMFGDHFCVANGFFNTCFGIISTLTMTLISFDRYYAIVRQPQAKIGRQKATQLLIAVWLTAVIFSLPWYLLVRTPTEIHKRGFYHCMYVFHSGTSRMGTAYSICLIVVCYLLPFSLMCFCHYNICKTVRLSEIRVRPVTTYAYLLRFYSEMRTATTVLIMIVFIIFCWGPYCLMGLVTAMGDYTFNPAMDTVAIWLAWANGAINPLIYAMRNPNISMLLGRSREEGYRTRNIAAYLSSQTQNREIRINQAERIRDRYVSRVGVNNNSRLSSSSPGKGGEVAMWACKNPAVFFCRDAQPDTATLPNSVSARKMKTADTSL, encoded by the exons ATGGATTCACCTGTTAGCACAGCCCTGTGGGGCAGCAGTGCCAGCAACTACACAGCTGACAACTCTGGGCCAAGCTTCACCAACCAGCTGGGCACTGCCTCACCTGTTGTGCCAAG GGTTGTTTCCATAGTGACCAGCCTTGTGACCACCACCACAGAGGCCACAGTGGGAGCCACAGGAAACCTATCAGTGTTTAGAGACCAAAGAGGGAGTGAGCTCAGTCAGACCCATCAGGCATCGACCCCATCTGTGCTGAGTGCCGCGGAGAGTAACTCTGTCCTGCAGGGCATCACAGTGGCAGCTCAGGCCCTGGtgctcctctccatcttccttcTGTCCAGCCTCGGTAACTCGGCAgtcgtcatcgtcatcatcaaacacagacagcttcGAACGGTGACCAACGCTTTCATCATGTCACTGTCGCTGTCTGACTTCCTCACAGCTGTTCTATGTCTGCCATTCTCCTTTGTCATGCTCTTCAGTAAGGATGGCATCTGGATGTTCGGGGATCATTTCTGTGTAGCCAATGGCTTTTTCAACACTTGCTTTGGTATCATTTCCACCCTGACTATGACTCTGATCTCCTTTGACAGGTACTATGCCATAGTCAGACAGCCACAGGCTAAAATAGGACGCCAGAAAGCAACTCAGTTGTTGATAGCTGTGTGGTTAACGgcagtcattttctctttacctTGGTATCTGTTAGTCCGAACACCTACAGAAATCCATAAGCGAGGTTTCTaccactgtatgtatgtgttccATTCTGGGACTTCACGCATGGGGACAGCTTATAGCATCTGCCTTATTGTTGTATGTTATTTACTGCCCTTCTCActcatgtgtttttgtcattataaCATCTGTAAGACAGTGCGGCTCTCAGAAATCCGAGTCAGGCCTGTGACCACGTATGCATACCTACTTAGATTTTACAGTGAAATGCGAACAGCCACCACAGTTTTGattatgattgtttttataattttttgttGGGGGCCATATTGTTTAATGGGGTTGGTCACAGCAATGGGAGACTATACGTTCAACCCTGCAATGGACACGGTGGCTATCTGGCTAGCCTGGGCAAATGGAGCTATCAACCCTCTGATCTACGCTATGAGGAACCCCAACATATCCATGTTACTGGGacggagcagagaggagggctATCGGACCAGAAATATTGCTGCGTACCTCTCCAGCCAAACCCAGAACCGTGAGATTCGGATTAACCAAGCAGAGAGGATAAGAGACCGCTACGTGAGTCGCGTAGGGGTGAATAATAACAGCCGCCTGTCGAGTTCGAGTCCTGgtaaaggaggagaggtggcAATGTGGGCCTGTAAAAACCCTGCTGTGTTCTTCTGCAGGGATGCCCAGCCTGATACTGCAACACTACCCAACTCTGTCAGTGCTCGAAAGATGAAGACAGCTGACACCAGCTTGTGA